A stretch of the Flavobacterium aquiphilum genome encodes the following:
- a CDS encoding D-2-hydroxyacid dehydrogenase: protein MKILANDGISKSGIEALEKAGFEVITTKVAQEQVANFVNKNNINVLLVRSATKVRKDIIDACPDLKVIGRGGVGMDNIDVEYAKSKGIYVLNTPASSSESVAELVFAHLFSGVRFLHDSNRNMPLEGDTNFNGLKKAYANGIELRGKTLGIIGMGRIGKATAKMAIGLGMKVIYSDTDVPTKDIKIPFFDGQSISISLASQSLESLFAESDFITLHVPAQDTHVIGEKEIELMKDGVGIVNCARGGAIDEVALVNALDSDKVSFAGLDVYENEPNPEIPILMNPKISLTPHIGASTLEAQDRIGAELAHQIISLFNKSLVK from the coding sequence ATGAAAATATTAGCAAACGACGGAATTTCAAAAAGTGGTATTGAAGCTTTAGAAAAGGCCGGATTTGAAGTTATTACAACAAAAGTGGCTCAAGAGCAAGTGGCTAATTTTGTGAATAAAAACAATATAAATGTTCTTTTGGTACGTAGTGCAACAAAGGTTCGTAAAGATATTATCGATGCTTGCCCTGATCTTAAAGTTATTGGTCGTGGAGGTGTAGGAATGGATAATATTGACGTTGAATATGCGAAAAGCAAAGGGATTTATGTTTTAAATACTCCGGCTTCTTCATCAGAGTCTGTGGCTGAGTTGGTTTTTGCTCATTTGTTTTCAGGTGTACGATTCTTGCATGATTCCAATAGAAACATGCCTCTTGAAGGAGATACTAATTTTAACGGCCTGAAGAAAGCCTATGCAAACGGTATCGAGTTGAGAGGGAAAACACTCGGGATTATCGGTATGGGACGTATTGGTAAGGCCACAGCAAAAATGGCTATCGGTCTTGGAATGAAGGTAATTTATAGTGATACCGATGTTCCAACAAAAGATATAAAAATTCCTTTTTTTGATGGGCAGTCGATTTCGATATCACTTGCTTCACAATCATTGGAATCTTTATTTGCTGAATCCGATTTCATTACGTTACATGTTCCTGCACAGGATACACACGTTATTGGTGAAAAGGAAATTGAACTGATGAAAGACGGTGTTGGAATCGTAAATTGTGCAAGAGGTGGTGCTATTGATGAAGTGGCACTTGTGAATGCGTTGGATAGCGATAAGGTGTCTTTTGCCGGATTGGATGTGTATGAAAATGAACCCAATCCTGAAATACCAATTCTAATGAATCCGAAAATTTCATTAACGCCTCATATTGGTGCTTCTACATTGGAAGCTCAGGACAGAATTGGTGCTGAACTTGCACATCAAATTATCAGTCTGTTTAATAAATCATTAGTGAAATAA